GCATGTCGCGCACCGGGACCTCACCCTCGCCGAGCAGCACGAGCTGCCAGCCGCTGGGCTGATCGTCGCTGCGCCGGGCGTCCTTCACCTGGGCCAGCGTCAGCCGATCGCCCAGGTTGGCGAACGTCTCGGCCGCCTGCTCGCCCATCCGGTACGGGTGGTGGCTGTCCCACACCGCGCCGACCGACGATGAGGGCACCATGGCCAGCACCTCGGCGACCAGCGGCGACGCGGAAAACGCGTCGTGGGTCTCCAAGCCGATCTGCACACCGAGCCGCTCGGCGACCGGTGCGGTCGCCTCCAACGTCCGGGCCGCCGCGGCGAGCCCTTCCTTGCGCTCGGCACCGCCGTCACCCACCGGACCGCCGAAGACCCGCACAGAGGGGGCCTCCCACGCATTCGCCAGCTCCAGGAAGTCCCGCAGTTCCTGCTCGGCTCCGTCCTGGGTCAGCCGGATCGAGCTGTCCAGCGCGGTCACCGCCAGGCCGGAGTCCTTGATCGTGCGGCGTACCCGGTCCCGGTCGACCGTGGCCGGGTCGATGAGCTCACCGTCGATCAGCCGTAGCTCGATCCCCTCGTAACCCCAGTCCCGGCCGGCGTGCGCGACCTCGTCGAGCGGGTGGGACGGAAATGCCAACGTGCTGAATGCGAGTCGCATCCACTTACCTCCAGATCAGCTCACCAGTCCGGCCGGTCAGCGACCCTAGACGGGTTCGGCCGTGAATGTCACGCCGGCGGTTACGCAGCGTGCTAGAGAATCGGCTCAGGTCGGTACGCCGCGGCCTCCGGCCGACCGGCGACGATCGGCTCCACCGCGGCGATGACGGCGGCGACCTGCGCCTGCGCCGCGCCGGTGAACGACAGTGGGTCGCCCAGCAGGCCGTCCAGAGCAGCCCGGTCCAGCGGCAACGCCGGATCGGCGGCGAGCCGGTCGAGCAGGTCGTTGCGTTCCGCGCCGCTCTCCCGCATCGCCAGGGCGACCGCGACCGCGTGCCTCCCGATCAGCTCGTGCGCGGTCTCCCGCCCCACTCCGCCGCGAACTGCCGCCATCAGCACCTTGGTGGTGGCGAGGAACGGCAGGTAGCGGTCGAGCTCGCGGGCGACCACGGCGGGAAACACCCCGAACTCGTCGAGCACGGTGAGAAACGTTTCGAGCAACCCGTCGATCGCGAAGAATGCGTCGGGTAGGGCGACCCGGCGCACCACCGAGTCGGAGACGTCGCCCTCGTTCCACTGCCCCCCGGCGAGTTCGCCGATCATGCCGGCGTAACCCCGCAGGACGACGGCGAGGCCGTTGACCCGCTCGCAGGACCGCGTGTTCATCTTGTGCGGCATGGCCGACGAGCCGACCTGCCCGGCCTGGAATCCCTCGGTGACGAGCTCGTTGCCCGCCATCAGCCGGATCGTGGTCGCGAGCGACGCCGGCGCGGCGGCGAGCTGCACCAGCGCGGTCAGCACGTCGTAGTCCAGCGACCGGGGGTAGATCTGCCCGACGCTCGTCAGCGTCGCGTCGAAGCCGAGATGGGCCGCGACCCGGTCCTCGAGCTGGTGCAGGCGCTCCGGGTCGTCGCCGAGCAGGTCGAGCATGTCCTGGCCGGTGCCGACGGGTCCCTTGATGCCGCGCAGCGGGTAGCGCGCCAGCAGGTCCTCGGTCCGCCGGTAGGCCGCCAACAATTCGTCGGCGGCACTGGCGAACCGCTTACCCATCGTCGTCGCCTGCGCCGCGACGTTGTGCGTGCGGCCGGCCATGACCAGCGCGGAGTGCTCGCCGGCGAGCCGGGCGAGCCGGGCGAGTACGGCGAGCGTGCGGTCCCGCACGTGCTCGAGCGAGCGGCGTATCTGCAGCTGTTCGACGTTCTCGGTGAGGTCGCGGCTGGTCATGCCCTTGTGGGCCTGCTGGTGCCCGGCGAGCTCGTCGAACTCCTCGATCCGGGCCTTGACGTCGTGCCGGGTCACCCGCTCCCGGGCGGCGATCGACGCGAGGTCGACCTTGTCGACGACCCGCTCGTAGTCGTCGAGAGCGGCCGGCGGTATGTCGACCCCGAGATCACGCTGGGCCCGCAGGACGGCCAGCCAGAGCCGGCGTTCGAGCACCACCTTGGACTCCGCCGACCACAGCGAAACCAACTCGGCGGACGCATAGCGCGCCGCCAGTACGTCGGGGATCAGCGGAGACTGCGACATGACCTCGCTCGGGTGCCGGGGACCTGCCTGCATTCTCTCAGTCGGTCAGTGCAGGGCGCTCATCGACTGCCACTTCGACCACGGCACGGTCCAGTCGTAGACGTCACCGTCTGCGGCCGACAACTCGATCGGGCTGTTGGTGACCTCGACCGGGTCGCCGTAGAGCGACGAGTCGTAGTAGGCGTGCGCGCTGGCCTCGGAGAGGTTGACGCAGCCGTGGGTGATGTTCTCCGAGCCCTGGATCCCGACCGTCGCGGGGTTCTCGTGGATGAACTCGCCGTTGTTGGAGATCCGCACCGCCCAGTTCTCCGGCACGTCGACGTAGCCGTAGGCCGGGTTGGACATGTACTTCACGCGGTACTTCTCCATGTTGATGTGGATGCCGTTGCGGGTGTTGCGGTTGGGGTCGGAGCCCAGGCCGTAGCTCGCCGGGAAGTTGAAGACCTGCTTGCCGTTGCGCAGCACGATCAGGCGGTGGCTGTTGACGTCGGCCTTGGTGATCTGCGATCTGCCGATCTGGAAGTTCGAGGTGAAGTCGGCCTTGCCGTAGACGCCGTTGCCGTAGTCGACGCCGTAGAGGTTGGCGGCGACGCTCACCTTGGTGTCGGGCTTCCAGTAGTGGTGCGGACGCCAGTGCACGGTCGACTGGCCGTCCTGGTCGGGCTCCCACGCCCAGCCGCCTTCGGTGGGCACCGAGGTATGGATCGACAACGCGCGCTCGGCGGCGGCGCGATTCGTTACGTGGCCGTCGAAGGTCACGATGATCGGTGCGGCAATACCTACCGACTCGTGGTCGCCGATGTTGACCTCGGCGTGCAGGATCGTCTTCGGGGTGACCGTCGTGAACCTGCCGGAGACTGTGCTGACCTTTCCGCCGGCACCGACGACACTGCCCGACCAGGTGTAGGTCTTGCCGTAGCCGAGCACCTCCGTGCTGGTCCAGGTACGTCGGTCCGCGGACGGGCTCCCCTTGACCAATGCGCCGGAGGGATTGGTCAGCTGGACGCTGCGCAGCGTGCCGTGCGCGACACTCAGCCCGACCTTCGCCTGCGGGCTGACGCCGGTCGTCCCGTTACCCGGCTTGGTGGTCACCACTGCGGCCGGTGCAGTGGGCGAGGGCTTGGGCGCAGCGGCGCCTCCGTTGCCCCCGCCGTTGGAGCCCGACGCCGAACTTGACGTCGGTCCGGTGCAGCCCGCCGCCACGACCGCGACAGCGGCTGCGGCGGCGAAGATGGTGGTCAATCGGAGCGTCGTACCGCGTCCAGACATCGACATCGATGTTCCTCCCCCGTCTCGCCGTTGCCGCGCATTTCGGCGCGGCTGCGGCGGGTACTTACGACAGACAACTAATCTACCTGACAAACCGGCGCACACACCCCGGTTGGCTCAACTGCCCCGCCCACCCCAGGAATCACCATCTGTGGTGAACCAGCGGCCTGATTTGCTCGTTGTATATGCCACTAATTCCGTCCTGAACCGACCCACTCAGCGCCGGTACGTCGGCCGCTTCAGCATTGCTCCGCGCCTGCTCGGGCGAGCGCGCGCCGGGGATCACCACCGAGACCCCGTCCTGATCGATCACCCAGCGCAGGGCGGCCTGGGCCGTGGTCGTGGGAGGAGGAATCAGGCCGGCGATCTCCCGCGCCGCCTTCACGCCCACGTCGTAGGGCACCCCCGAAAACGTCTCCCCGACGTCGAACGCCTCGCCCCGCCGGTTGTAGTTGCGATGGTCGTCGGCGCCGAAGGTCGTGCTCTCGTCGTACCGGCCGGTGAGCAACCCGCTCGCGAGGGGCACCCGCGCGATGATGCCGACGCCGGCCGCGCGGGCGGCAGGAAGGACCTGATCCAACGGCTTCTGCCGGAACGCATTGAGGATGATCTGCACGGTGGCAACGCCGGGCCGGGCGATGGCGGTCAGTGCCTCCGCGCACGTCTCGACGCTCACGCCGTACGCCGCGATGCGGCCCCCGGCGACCAGTGCATCGAGGGCGTCGTAGGTCTCGTCCTGCGCATACACCGGCGTGGGCGGACAGTGCAGCTGGACCAGGTCGAGTGTGTCGACGCCGAGATTCGCCCGGCTGCGGTCGTTCCAGCTCCGGAAGTTCTCCGCGGTGAACGCCTCGGGCACGAACGGGTCCGCCCGGCGACCCATCTTGGTCGCCACCGTCACCCCGGAATCGGGCCGCTCGCGCAGCAGCTGACCGACCAGCCGCTCACTGCGACCGTCGCCGTAGACGTCAGCGGTGTCGATGAACGTCACGCCGGCGTCGACCGCCGAATGCAGTGTGCGCAGGGCTTCCGCGTCGTCGACCTTGCCCCAGTCGGCGCCGATCTGCCACGCGCCCAGACCGACGACGCCGACCGTGCGTCCCGTCGTACCCAGCGTTCGCGTCTGCATGGACGATGAGTCTAGGGACAGGATTCCTTCTGCGCCGGACGATCAGCCGTCGACAGCGGGGGGGCTGTAGCGGTACGTCGCCAGGGCGAAGATCACGAAGACGTCGAGCGCGATGATCAGCAGTGTCCAGATGGGGTAGTACGGGATGAAGAGGAAGTTGGCGATCGCGCTGGCTCCGGCCAGCACGATTCCGACGACCCGGCCCCACGACGTTCCGGCGAGCACTGACATCCCGGCCAGGGCCACCAACACACCGAGGACGAGGTGGACCCATCCCCAGGTGAGAACGTCGAACCGGAAGAGGTTGTGCGGTGCGGAGACGTAGAACGCTCTCCGGACGACCGCCGCGATCCCGGCGAGCGCCTCGAAGACTCCGGCGATGATCATGATGACGCCGGCGAACATGACTGCGCCGGCCTTCCACGTGTCTCCGGCCGAGGCCTGCATCCGTGGTGCCGGTTGAGCAACCATGTCGACTCCTTCTCGGTGCGGCGACAAGCACACCGTCGGTGACCTGTCCGAGTCCGCTGTGTCGCGGCACCGGCAGCCACACGCCACATGCTCTGCCGGTCCCCCCGTTCCGTCCGCGACGGTCCGGTGGCGCCGCCCTGGAGGTTGCGGCGCCGACCCGACCGAGGCTCAGAGAGTCACCGACGGTGTGCTTTCGCCTACGACTAGTAACTGTCCCCGGCTGAACGGTCGCTGTCCACCACTTTGACGATCATGGTCGGTGGGGGGCTACGGGTGGGTGGTGATCTCCTCGCGGACCGCCGCGGCGGCGATATCGCGGCGGTACTGCGCCCCGGCGAAGGTCACGCTCCCGACCGCGGCGTAGGCCTGGGCCCGGGCGGCCGGCAGCGTCGCGGCGGTGGCCGTCACCGAGAGCACCCGGCCCCCGGCCGTCACCACGACCCCGTCGGCCCGGCGGGCGGTCCCGGCGTGCAGCACGCCCGGCCGGTCGGCGCCGTCGATCGGATCGCCCCGACGTACCGCGCCCGGATAGCCGGCCGCCGCGAGGACGACGGTCACCGCCGCGGCGTCCCGCCAGGCCAGCTGCGGGTGCTCGGCGAGCCGTCCGGTCGCGGCCGCCGCGAGCAGGCCACCCAGCGGGGTGGCGAGCAGCGCGAGGACGACCTGGGTCTCCGGGTCGCCGAACCGGGCGTTGAACTCGACCACCTTCGGCCCGTCCGCGGTCACGGCGAGACCGACGTAGAGCAGGCCCTGGAACGGGCACCCGCGGCGGGCGAGTTCGTCGACGGTGGGCGTGACGATGCGGGCGACGACGTCGTCGACGAAGCCCGGCGGCAGCCAGGAAAGCGGGCTGTAGGCGCCCATCCCGCCGGTGTTGGGTCCGGCGTCGTCGTCGCCGAGCCGCTTGAAGTCCTGCGCCGGCAACAGCGGGCGCACCGTCACGCCGTCACACACGCAGAACAGGGAGACCTCCGGGCCGGCGAGGAACTCCTCGATCACCACCGCCCCGCAGTCGGCCGCGTGCGCGAGAGCGGTGTCCCGGTCGTCGGTCACGACCACGCCCTTGCCGGCGGCCAGCCCGTCCTCCTTCACGACGTACGGCGGCCCGAACTCGTCGAGGGCCCGGGCCGCGTCGTCGGCGGTCTGCGGGGTGTGCGCCGCGGCCGTCGGGACTCCGGCCGCCGCCATGACCTCCTTGGCGAACGCCTTTGACCCCTCGATCCGGGCCGCCGCCGCGGACGGGCCGAAGCAGTCGATCCCGACCGCCCGGACCGCATCGGCGGCGCCGGCCACCAGGGGCACCTCGGGCCCGATGACGACCAGGTCGGCGCCGACCTCTTCGGCCAGGGCCGCGATCGCCTTCGGGTCGGCGACGTCAAGGGGGCGGGTCTCGGCGAGGACGGCGGTGCCGGCGTTGCCCGGGGCGCACACGATCGCCTCGACCGCCGGATCCGCCTGCAGAGCCAGGCACAACGCATGTTCACGCGCACCCGAGCCGACGACGAGCACCTTCACCGGACATCCCTCATTGGCCCCAACCTAGCGGCTCTGCGGGCCATCGGGTCAGACCAGGTCGTGCACCCGGATGGTCTGGTCGCGGCCCTGGCCGACTCCGATCGCGCTGATCCGCGCGCCGGAGCACTCCTCGACCCGGCGGATGTAGGCGCGGGCATTCGCGGGCAGGTCGTCGATCGAACGGACCGTCGAGATGTCCTCCCACCAGCCGTCCAGGTATTCATAGATCGGCTTGGCGTGGTGGAAGTCGGTCTGGGTCATCGGCATCTCGTCGTACCGCTTCCCGTCGACCTCGTAGGCCACGCAGATCGGCACCCGCTCGAGGCTGGTCAGTACGTCGAGTTTGGTGAGCACGAAATCGGTGATGCCGTTGATCCGGGCCGCGTAACGCGCGATCACCGAGTCGAACCAGCCACACCGTCGCTGCCGGCCGGTGTTCACACCGACCTCGCCGCCGGTCTTGCGGAGGAACTCGCCGAACTGGTCGTGCAGCTCCGTCGGGAACGGACCGGAGCCGACCCGCGTGGTGTAGGCCTTCAGGATCCCGATGATGCGATCGATCCGGTTGGGCCCGATGCCCATCCCGGTGCCGACGCCGCCGGCCGTCGGGTTGGAGGACGTGACGAACGGATAGGTCCCGTGGTCGACGTCGAGCATGGTCGCCTGCGAGCCCTCGAAGACGACGAGCTTGTCCTGGTCGAGCGCGCGGTTGATCAGCAGGCTGGTGTCGACGATCCGCGGCGCGAGCCGGTCGGCGTAGCCGAGGTATTCGTCGCACACCGTGTCGAGGTCGATCGCCTTGCGGTTGTAGACCTTCACCAGTACCTGGTTCTTTTCCCGCAGCGCGACCTCGAGCTTGTCGCGGAAGATCTTCGGGTCGAGCAGGTCCTGCATCCGGATCCCGATCCGGGCGAGCTTGTCGCCGTACGCCGGACCGATCCCGCGGCCGGTCGTCCCGATCTTCGCGTTGCCGAGATAACGCTCCGTGACCCGGTCGAGCGCCCGGTGGTGCGGCATGACGAGGTGGGCGTTGGCGGAGATGACGAGCGACGACGTGTCGATGTGCCGGGCTTCCAGCTCGGCGAGCTCCTCGAGCAGCGCGGCGGGATCGATGACGACGCCGTTGCCGATCACGGTGGTGCAGTCCGGCGTCAGGATTCCCGACGGGATCAGGCGGAGCGCGAACTGCTCGCCGTCAGGCGTGACGACGGTATGTCCGGCGTTGTTTCCGCCTTGGTAGCGGACGACGTAGTCGGCGCGACCGCCGAGGGCGTCGGTGACTTTGCCCTTGCCCTCGTCGCCCCATTGCGCACCGATGATTACGACTGCGGGCATTACCAGTTCTCCTGTCGGGGTGGCGCCACGTGCCGCTGAGAGGGTAGCCGACCGCCACGACCGGGATTACGCCGTCTGCACTACTTAGAGTAATTGTCCGTACGCCCAGCGATAAACCGGGGGAGGGTGGGTATACAGCAACGAGCAGATCAATTCCATGCACGACACGCGTCGCGGCCAGAATTCATCCGGGCATGGGGGTGTTAGCCGCGAGTGAGGAGCGGCCCCTCTCGTGCTGTTCCTCCACGGACATGCCCGCCGCGCCCTCATCGCCATCGTCGCCGCGATCGCCGTCGTCTTCGGCCTCGCGGTCGTGGCCGCCGCTCCGGCATCCGCCGGCAGCGCCGGTGGCCCCGCCCTCTCCTGGGCGAAGACCCAGATCGGCCACTCCTATCAATGGGGCGGCGCCGGCCCGTCGTACGACTGCTCCGGGTTGACCATGCGGGCCTACCAACACGCCGGGATCAGCCTGCCGCACAGTTCGGCCCAGCAGTACGCCGTGACCCGCAGCCACGCGGTCAGCCGGAGCCAGTTGCAGCCCGGCGACCTGCTCTTCTACGGCGGCAGCGCCGGCTCGATCCACCACGTGGCCCTCTACGCCGGCCACTACTCCGACGGGCAGATCGAACTCCTCGACGCGCAGCAGACCGGCGTTCCGGTCGGCTATCACCACTCCTACAGCGACTATTACGCCGCGACCCGGCCCGGCGGCGGCACGGCAAGTGCGCCGCCGAAGCCGAAGCCGCCGGCACCCCGCGTCCGCGCCCAGTCGACGTCGGCCCGCGCCTCCGGCGACTTCGACGGTGACGGGCGCTCCGACCTCGCCGTCTTCGTCTCACCGCGACGCAACACCCTCGAGCTGTGGATGTGGCGGTCCGTCAGCCACGCCGGCTCGCCCGGCGTCGGCACCAAGGTCAGGGTGTGGTCCGGGACCGGCCTCGATGCCTCGCGGCTGCGGGCCGGTGCGGGCGACCTCAACGGCGACCACAAGGCCGACGTCGTCGCGTCCTACGACGACGGAAACGGCTGGATGACCTTCTACGCCTGGCGATCGACGAGTTCAGGCGGCGTCATGCGGGTGGCCGCACCGGTCAAGCTGCGCGAAGGCCACAACGCGGGTTGGTCGACCGGCACGACGAGACTTCTCATCGGCGACCTCAACGGCGACCACAAGGCCGACGTCGCGGCCTACGTCGGGAGCTCGGCAAACCGGCTCGAGCTGTGGGGATGGCGCTCGACCGGCAGGACGGGTGGCAAGCCCACCGTGGCCGGCGGCGTGCGGCTGTGGGCGGCCAACGGGTGGAGCATCTCGCGCATCCGGGCTTTCGCGGGCGATGAGAACAGCGACAACAAGGCAGACGTCGGCCTCTTCTACGACCGCGGCAACGGTTTCCTCCGGGCCTGGGTCTGGCGGTCCACCCGCGGCGGCGCAGGCCTGGGTGTCGCCGGTCCCGTCATGACCCGGCAGGGCATCAACCCGGGTTGGTCGTCGAGCTCGGTGCAGCCGATGAATGTCAACATCGACGGCGACTCCCGCAGCGACATCGCCGCATTCGTCGGCTGGACCGCCGGCCAGGAGCGGCTGTGGGTGTGGCGGTCGACGGCCGGTGTCGGTGGCCGCCCGTCATGGAGCGGCGGCCAGCGCGTGTGGGCCAACATCGGATGGGATGCCGGCCGGGTGATGCCGTTCTCCGGTGACGTCGACGGCGACGGTCGGGGCGACGTGGTCGCGTTTTACGACTACGGCGGCAACCACAACCGGACCTGGGTCTTCCGGTCGACCACGACCGGGGCCAAGGACAGCGTGGCCGCCCCGGTCGCCGTACGCGACGGGGTGAACAGCGGTTGGTCGACGGCGAGCATGCGGGTCTC
Above is a window of Mycobacteriales bacterium DNA encoding:
- a CDS encoding sugar phosphate isomerase/epimerase, with product MRLAFSTLAFPSHPLDEVAHAGRDWGYEGIELRLIDGELIDPATVDRDRVRRTIKDSGLAVTALDSSIRLTQDGAEQELRDFLELANAWEAPSVRVFGGPVGDGGAERKEGLAAAARTLEATAPVAERLGVQIGLETHDAFSASPLVAEVLAMVPSSSVGAVWDSHHPYRMGEQAAETFANLGDRLTLAQVKDARRSDDQPSGWQLVLLGEGEVPVRDMLRLLAASDYDDWVSVEWEKKWHPEIEEPEVALPQHLELLRQWLKEDQAG
- the purB gene encoding adenylosuccinate lyase, translated to MSQSPLIPDVLAARYASAELVSLWSAESKVVLERRLWLAVLRAQRDLGVDIPPAALDDYERVVDKVDLASIAARERVTRHDVKARIEEFDELAGHQQAHKGMTSRDLTENVEQLQIRRSLEHVRDRTLAVLARLARLAGEHSALVMAGRTHNVAAQATTMGKRFASAADELLAAYRRTEDLLARYPLRGIKGPVGTGQDMLDLLGDDPERLHQLEDRVAAHLGFDATLTSVGQIYPRSLDYDVLTALVQLAAAPASLATTIRLMAGNELVTEGFQAGQVGSSAMPHKMNTRSCERVNGLAVVLRGYAGMIGELAGGQWNEGDVSDSVVRRVALPDAFFAIDGLLETFLTVLDEFGVFPAVVARELDRYLPFLATTKVLMAAVRGGVGRETAHELIGRHAVAVALAMRESGAERNDLLDRLAADPALPLDRAALDGLLGDPLSFTGAAQAQVAAVIAAVEPIVAGRPEAAAYRPEPIL
- a CDS encoding Ig-like domain-containing protein, translating into MSMSGRGTTLRLTTIFAAAAAVAVVAAGCTGPTSSSASGSNGGGNGGAAAPKPSPTAPAAVVTTKPGNGTTGVSPQAKVGLSVAHGTLRSVQLTNPSGALVKGSPSADRRTWTSTEVLGYGKTYTWSGSVVGAGGKVSTVSGRFTTVTPKTILHAEVNIGDHESVGIAAPIIVTFDGHVTNRAAAERALSIHTSVPTEGGWAWEPDQDGQSTVHWRPHHYWKPDTKVSVAANLYGVDYGNGVYGKADFTSNFQIGRSQITKADVNSHRLIVLRNGKQVFNFPASYGLGSDPNRNTRNGIHINMEKYRVKYMSNPAYGYVDVPENWAVRISNNGEFIHENPATVGIQGSENITHGCVNLSEASAHAYYDSSLYGDPVEVTNSPIELSAADGDVYDWTVPWSKWQSMSALH
- a CDS encoding aldo/keto reductase; this encodes MQTRTLGTTGRTVGVVGLGAWQIGADWGKVDDAEALRTLHSAVDAGVTFIDTADVYGDGRSERLVGQLLRERPDSGVTVATKMGRRADPFVPEAFTAENFRSWNDRSRANLGVDTLDLVQLHCPPTPVYAQDETYDALDALVAGGRIAAYGVSVETCAEALTAIARPGVATVQIILNAFRQKPLDQVLPAARAAGVGIIARVPLASGLLTGRYDESTTFGADDHRNYNRRGEAFDVGETFSGVPYDVGVKAAREIAGLIPPPTTTAQAALRWVIDQDGVSVVIPGARSPEQARSNAEAADVPALSGSVQDGISGIYNEQIRPLVHHRW
- the purD gene encoding phosphoribosylamine--glycine ligase, translating into MKVLVVGSGAREHALCLALQADPAVEAIVCAPGNAGTAVLAETRPLDVADPKAIAALAEEVGADLVVIGPEVPLVAGAADAVRAVGIDCFGPSAAAARIEGSKAFAKEVMAAAGVPTAAAHTPQTADDAARALDEFGPPYVVKEDGLAAGKGVVVTDDRDTALAHAADCGAVVIEEFLAGPEVSLFCVCDGVTVRPLLPAQDFKRLGDDDAGPNTGGMGAYSPLSWLPPGFVDDVVARIVTPTVDELARRGCPFQGLLYVGLAVTADGPKVVEFNARFGDPETQVVLALLATPLGGLLAAAATGRLAEHPQLAWRDAAAVTVVLAAAGYPGAVRRGDPIDGADRPGVLHAGTARRADGVVVTAGGRVLSVTATAATLPAARAQAYAAVGSVTFAGAQYRRDIAAAAVREEITTHP
- a CDS encoding adenylosuccinate synthase, whose amino-acid sequence is MPAVVIIGAQWGDEGKGKVTDALGGRADYVVRYQGGNNAGHTVVTPDGEQFALRLIPSGILTPDCTTVIGNGVVIDPAALLEELAELEARHIDTSSLVISANAHLVMPHHRALDRVTERYLGNAKIGTTGRGIGPAYGDKLARIGIRMQDLLDPKIFRDKLEVALREKNQVLVKVYNRKAIDLDTVCDEYLGYADRLAPRIVDTSLLINRALDQDKLVVFEGSQATMLDVDHGTYPFVTSSNPTAGGVGTGMGIGPNRIDRIIGILKAYTTRVGSGPFPTELHDQFGEFLRKTGGEVGVNTGRQRRCGWFDSVIARYAARINGITDFVLTKLDVLTSLERVPICVAYEVDGKRYDEMPMTQTDFHHAKPIYEYLDGWWEDISTVRSIDDLPANARAYIRRVEECSGARISAIGVGQGRDQTIRVHDLV
- a CDS encoding NlpC/P60 family protein, with amino-acid sequence MLFLHGHARRALIAIVAAIAVVFGLAVVAAAPASAGSAGGPALSWAKTQIGHSYQWGGAGPSYDCSGLTMRAYQHAGISLPHSSAQQYAVTRSHAVSRSQLQPGDLLFYGGSAGSIHHVALYAGHYSDGQIELLDAQQTGVPVGYHHSYSDYYAATRPGGGTASAPPKPKPPAPRVRAQSTSARASGDFDGDGRSDLAVFVSPRRNTLELWMWRSVSHAGSPGVGTKVRVWSGTGLDASRLRAGAGDLNGDHKADVVASYDDGNGWMTFYAWRSTSSGGVMRVAAPVKLREGHNAGWSTGTTRLLIGDLNGDHKADVAAYVGSSANRLELWGWRSTGRTGGKPTVAGGVRLWAANGWSISRIRAFAGDENSDNKADVGLFYDRGNGFLRAWVWRSTRGGAGLGVAGPVMTRQGINPGWSSSSVQPMNVNIDGDSRSDIAAFVGWTAGQERLWVWRSTAGVGGRPSWSGGQRVWANIGWDAGRVMPFSGDVDGDGRGDVVAFYDYGGNHNRTWVFRSTTTGAKDSVAAPVAVRDGVNSGWSTASMRVS